One Oryza glaberrima chromosome 11, OglaRS2, whole genome shotgun sequence genomic region harbors:
- the LOC127754896 gene encoding uncharacterized protein LOC127754896 has translation MEEFTFFPAATSPRRDHRLGLVGSPPALLFAAVVEVDDGDDGEEEEKMDLLWEDFNEELARAPPVCPLSPLNIKGGGLTATTAMAKDDGGGGEKQARRMYSGSVVRRRRRWSLLLMLRLLKNLFLAKNTRNNPRTAPI, from the coding sequence ATGGAGGAGTTCACCTTCTTCCCAGCAGCGACGTCGCCTCGCCGCGATCATCGGCTCGGCCTCGTCGGCTCGCCTCCAGCGCTGctgttcgccgccgtcgtcgaggtcgacgacggagatgatggagaggaggaggagaagatggacTTGCTGTGGGAGGACTTCAACGAGGAGCTGGCTCGCGCGCCGCCGGTGTGCCCTCTGAGCCCGCTCAACATCAAGGGCGGAGggctgacggcgacgacggcgatggccaaggacgacggcggcggcggcgagaagcagGCGAGGCGCATGTACTCCGGCAgcgtggtgcggcggcgccggagatggagcCTGCTGCTGATGCTCAGGCTGCTCAAGAACCTCTTCTTGGCCAAGAACACGAGGAACAACCCAAGAACTGCACCCATCTGA